A genomic stretch from candidate division WOR-3 bacterium includes:
- a CDS encoding DUF4159 domain-containing protein has protein sequence MGLLLFILILLGQFQIARLKYGGGGDWYNDPELIPNLCQEINRRTSIKMSTDEAQVSLIDEKLYQYPFLFMTGHGNVSFSDEEVRRLRHYLEAGGFLYADDDYGMDESFRREMKKVFPNSDLVELPFDHPIYHSFYDFPEGPPKIHEHYEGPPRGYGIFVGGRMVVFYTYNSNVSDGWTDRYNDPPEKREQALRMGINIITWFVTN, from the coding sequence ATGGGCCTGCTGCTATTTATCTTAATCCTGCTGGGTCAGTTTCAAATCGCCCGGTTGAAATACGGTGGTGGGGGTGACTGGTACAACGACCCGGAACTGATTCCCAACCTGTGTCAGGAGATAAACCGGCGCACCAGCATCAAAATGAGTACGGACGAGGCACAGGTGAGCCTGATAGACGAAAAACTTTATCAGTACCCGTTTTTGTTTATGACCGGGCACGGTAATGTCAGTTTCAGTGACGAGGAGGTCAGGCGGTTGCGCCACTATCTTGAAGCAGGCGGTTTTCTTTATGCGGATGACGACTATGGAATGGACGAGTCGTTCCGCCGCGAGATGAAAAAGGTGTTTCCGAACTCGGACCTGGTTGAGTTACCTTTTGACCACCCGATTTACCATTCGTTTTACGACTTTCCTGAGGGTCCGCCGAAAATCCACGAGCATTATGAAGGACCACCCCGGGGTTATGGCATATTTGTCGGCGGCAGAATGGTGGTCTTTTACACCTACAACTCCAATGTGTCGGATGGCTGGACCGACCGTTACAACGACCCACCGGAAAAACGAGAACAGGCGCTGCGGATGGGTATCAACATCATCACCTGGTTTGTGACTAACTAA
- a CDS encoding PHP domain-containing protein yields MANRREDFVDLHTHTIFSDGLFTPEEVIIRAGQLGFAAVAITDHDSVDGIERALQAARSRRIEVVPGAEFSCNVNGTDVHILGYYFDYRRSEVQEFFARVRQRRLERAEKMVQKLAEMGVVVSFSRVRELAGAGAVGRPHLAQAMVEAGAVANLSEAFERYIGYHAPAYIPKMRLTPAQVVNFIHENGGLAVVAHPATYGNDDLLYPVIAAGVDGIEVWHPEHNDRATAHYLEIATKNRLLVTGGSDCHGGRKFGRIYLGDVRLPYKYLAALKARLKRS; encoded by the coding sequence GTGGCAAATCGTAGGGAAGATTTTGTTGACCTGCACACCCATACGATTTTCTCTGATGGTCTATTCACCCCTGAAGAGGTAATCATCCGGGCAGGTCAGCTCGGGTTTGCCGCAGTGGCGATTACCGACCACGACTCGGTTGATGGGATTGAACGGGCGCTGCAGGCGGCGCGCAGCCGAAGGATTGAGGTTGTGCCCGGAGCCGAGTTCAGTTGTAATGTCAATGGTACCGATGTTCACATCCTTGGTTATTACTTTGATTACCGGCGGAGCGAGGTCCAGGAGTTTTTCGCCCGGGTGCGGCAGCGCCGGCTGGAGCGGGCAGAGAAGATGGTGCAGAAACTGGCAGAAATGGGCGTTGTGGTTTCGTTTAGCCGGGTCCGGGAACTGGCGGGTGCCGGTGCGGTTGGCAGACCCCATCTGGCACAGGCGATGGTTGAGGCGGGTGCGGTGGCGAATTTGAGCGAGGCGTTTGAGCGTTACATCGGGTACCACGCGCCGGCGTACATCCCGAAGATGCGATTGACACCAGCGCAGGTGGTGAATTTTATCCATGAAAACGGCGGACTGGCGGTTGTTGCCCATCCGGCAACTTACGGCAATGACGATTTGCTCTATCCGGTAATTGCTGCCGGGGTTGATGGGATTGAGGTGTGGCATCCAGAGCACAACGACCGGGCGACTGCCCATTACCTTGAGATTGCGACTAAGAACCGGCTCCTTGTGACCGGGGGCAGTGACTGTCACGGCGGCAGAAAGTTTGGCAGAATTTACCTGGGAGATGTGCGGTTGCCTTACAAATATCTCGCAGCGCTCAAGGCACGGTTGAAAAGGTCCTGA
- the ftcD gene encoding glutamate formimidoyltransferase has protein sequence MRRIVECVPNFSEGRRPEVIEKIVGAIRSVTGISVLDQEMNADHNRAVISFVGDPEAVLEAAFRATKMAAELIDLTQHQGEHPRIGATDVVPFVPISGVTQAECIELAKRLGKRIADELGIPVYLYELAATRPDRQDLANIRKGEFEGLREAIKTDPERAPDFGRPELHPTAGATVVGVRAPLIAYNINLGTNDVKIAERIAKAIRFRDGGFRYVKALGFEIKEKNCVQVSINMTDYTKTPLYRVFETVKREAQRWGVGVLESEIVGLVPQAALVACARFYLQLNSFKSDQILENRLMPAQGLPDFLAELASSAPVPGGGSAAALNGAIGTALMTMVANLTIGKKGYEEFDAEMTAVKEKLIPRRERFISLIEEDAASFKQVMAAYKMPKMTELERQEREKAVSEALKVAAEVPFRTMQLALETLKLCRPVVEYGNKSSISDAGVGTMNLDAAFRGARLNVLINLAGIKDSSFVAEKREALDEMAAEMEGLVKEYLELVTRRMG, from the coding sequence ATGAGAAGAATCGTGGAGTGTGTCCCCAATTTTTCTGAGGGCAGAAGGCCCGAGGTTATTGAGAAGATTGTTGGCGCTATCCGTTCGGTAACCGGTATCAGCGTGCTCGACCAGGAGATGAATGCGGACCACAACCGCGCAGTCATCAGTTTTGTTGGTGACCCGGAGGCGGTTCTTGAGGCGGCGTTTCGGGCGACCAAGATGGCGGCAGAGTTGATTGACTTAACCCAGCATCAGGGTGAACATCCGCGCATCGGTGCGACCGATGTTGTGCCGTTTGTGCCGATTTCCGGCGTTACCCAGGCGGAGTGCATTGAACTGGCAAAACGGCTGGGCAAGCGGATTGCCGATGAGTTAGGGATTCCGGTTTATCTCTACGAACTGGCAGCAACCCGGCCCGACCGTCAGGACCTGGCAAATATCCGTAAGGGTGAGTTTGAGGGTTTGCGTGAGGCGATTAAGACCGACCCGGAACGGGCACCGGACTTTGGTCGGCCCGAACTGCATCCGACCGCAGGTGCCACGGTGGTTGGGGTTCGGGCACCGCTTATCGCCTACAATATCAACTTAGGAACGAACGATGTTAAGATTGCCGAACGCATCGCCAAGGCGATTCGGTTCCGGGATGGCGGATTCCGTTATGTCAAGGCGCTCGGTTTTGAAATCAAGGAAAAGAACTGCGTCCAGGTGTCAATCAATATGACCGACTACACCAAGACCCCGCTTTACCGGGTGTTTGAGACGGTAAAGCGCGAGGCGCAGCGCTGGGGGGTTGGGGTCCTGGAGTCGGAGATTGTTGGGCTCGTGCCACAGGCGGCACTGGTTGCCTGTGCCCGGTTCTATCTGCAGTTGAACAGTTTCAAGAGCGACCAGATTCTTGAGAATCGGTTGATGCCGGCACAGGGTTTGCCCGACTTTCTCGCAGAACTGGCTTCGTCCGCACCGGTGCCCGGCGGCGGTTCTGCTGCGGCGCTCAACGGCGCAATCGGCACCGCTTTGATGACGATGGTGGCAAACCTGACGATTGGCAAGAAGGGGTACGAGGAGTTTGATGCTGAGATGACCGCGGTCAAGGAGAAACTGATTCCCCGGCGTGAGCGGTTTATCAGTTTGATTGAGGAGGATGCGGCGAGTTTCAAGCAGGTGATGGCGGCATACAAGATGCCAAAGATGACCGAACTGGAGCGGCAGGAAAGGGAAAAGGCGGTGAGCGAGGCGTTAAAGGTTGCCGCTGAGGTGCCATTCCGGACGATGCAACTGGCACTGGAGACCCTGAAGTTGTGCCGGCCTGTGGTTGAGTACGGGAACAAGAGTTCGATCAGTGATGCGGGCGTGGGAACGATGAACCTTGATGCCGCATTTCGCGGGGCACGGCTCAATGTGCTGATAAACCTTGCCGGGATTAAAGACAGCAGTTTTGTTGCCGAGAAGCGTGAGGCGTTAGACGAGATGGCAGCGGAGATGGAGGGGCTGGTCAAGGAGTATCTGGAACTCGTTACCAGAAGAATGGGATAG
- a CDS encoding phosphopentomutase encodes MREKPLSQRRALIIVLDGVGCGALPDADRFGDQDSNTLKNLACTLNGISLPNLGLLGLGNIIDLTGVPPEKEPQAAYGRMAEMSTGKDSTTGHWEIAGVITTEPFPVFPNGFPQELLNEFERRIGRRVIGNIAASGTEIINRLGEEHLKTGFPIVYTSADSVFQIACHVDVVPVDELYRFCLIARAMLTGKYRVARVIARPFAGRPGAFYRTPERKDFSCPPSQPTLLDNVKEAGLASIGIGKIDDLFAHQGLTEVYHSVNNQECIDFTLTALKQSKPGLIFANLVQFDMDWGHRNDPAGFARGLTEFDRRLPELIAELQPEDIMVITADHGCDPTTPSTDHSREYVPLLVYGAPVRAGTNLGTRSTFADLGQTIAQYLRVKPTPAGKSFLNEIIKPGAQNG; translated from the coding sequence GTGCGGGAAAAACCGCTTTCCCAGCGTCGCGCCCTAATCATTGTGCTGGACGGTGTTGGCTGTGGTGCCCTGCCTGATGCGGACCGTTTTGGCGACCAGGACTCAAACACCTTAAAAAACCTCGCCTGCACACTGAACGGAATTTCCCTACCCAATCTTGGCTTGCTTGGTCTGGGTAACATCATAGACCTAACAGGTGTGCCACCGGAAAAAGAACCGCAAGCCGCCTATGGCAGAATGGCGGAAATGTCCACGGGCAAGGACTCAACAACCGGACACTGGGAGATTGCCGGTGTCATCACCACCGAACCGTTTCCGGTTTTTCCAAATGGGTTTCCGCAGGAACTGCTCAATGAGTTTGAACGCCGAATTGGCAGAAGGGTTATCGGAAACATTGCGGCCTCCGGCACCGAAATCATCAATCGCCTGGGTGAAGAGCACCTGAAGACCGGTTTTCCTATTGTTTACACCTCAGCGGACAGCGTGTTTCAGATTGCCTGCCATGTTGATGTTGTACCGGTGGATGAACTTTACCGGTTCTGCCTTATCGCCCGCGCAATGCTCACCGGCAAATATCGCGTTGCCCGGGTTATCGCCCGGCCCTTTGCCGGCAGACCGGGCGCATTCTACCGGACCCCGGAACGCAAAGACTTCTCCTGTCCGCCTTCGCAGCCAACGCTTCTGGACAATGTCAAAGAGGCTGGACTGGCATCAATCGGCATCGGCAAAATTGACGATTTGTTTGCCCATCAGGGGCTGACCGAAGTTTACCATTCGGTCAACAATCAGGAGTGCATCGACTTCACGCTAACCGCACTCAAACAGTCTAAACCAGGACTTATCTTCGCCAATCTGGTCCAGTTTGATATGGACTGGGGACATCGCAACGACCCGGCCGGTTTTGCCCGCGGCTTGACCGAGTTTGACCGGCGCCTGCCTGAACTCATTGCCGAACTCCAGCCCGAAGACATTATGGTTATCACCGCGGACCATGGCTGCGACCCGACAACACCTTCTACTGACCACTCCCGGGAGTATGTGCCGCTTCTCGTGTATGGAGCACCGGTTCGTGCCGGCACGAACCTTGGCACCCGTTCCACATTTGCCGACCTTGGGCAAACCATCGCCCAATACCTCAGGGTCAAACCAACGCCGGCTGGTAAGTCCTTTCTCAATGAGATAATAAAACCCGGAGCGCAAAATGGATAG
- a CDS encoding cytidine deaminase produces MDRSTRARLIKAARAAAQRAYAPYSKFPVGAAVLTARGKIYSGANVENASYGLTVCAERVAIFKAVFAGETEITGIAIFTATEQPTPPCGACLQVINEFSKNPTVILVSRKKVLTLRLRQLLPLGFKLNDSL; encoded by the coding sequence ATGGATAGGTCAACCCGTGCCCGTTTGATTAAGGCTGCCCGCGCTGCTGCCCAAAGGGCTTATGCCCCTTATTCAAAATTTCCGGTCGGTGCTGCAGTTCTGACCGCACGCGGTAAAATTTACTCCGGCGCCAATGTGGAAAACGCCTCCTATGGCTTGACCGTGTGCGCCGAGCGCGTCGCCATCTTCAAAGCGGTGTTTGCGGGCGAAACAGAGATAACCGGCATCGCCATCTTCACCGCTACCGAACAACCAACCCCACCCTGTGGTGCCTGTTTACAGGTCATCAATGAATTCAGTAAGAATCCCACCGTTATCCTTGTTAGTCGCAAAAAGGTTTTAACCTTGCGGCTGCGACAGCTCCTGCCGCTTGGATTCAAATTAAACGATTCGCTCTAA
- the serS gene encoding serine--tRNA ligase has translation MDLKFCRENPDEARRILQLRRSTVSLDRILEQDEVRRKLVVRRDEARHEQRQGSEAIARAKRERKDEPELLERAKRLAEEVKEIEARLKVIEAEQEELAKLLPNRVHSSVTAEEEIVGTYGTVPAFDFQPLAHWDLCEALGIVDFEAAARLAGSRFVLFKGAGAKLERALINFFLDTAVHRYGYTEIMPPVLANPATLETAGQLPNLESEMYAIPEDNFYLIPTAEPQLVAYFREKTIDAATLPQKLVAYTPCFRREAGSYGRDVRGMIRIHQFDKVELVRITTPERSYTDLEEMRAEAESLLQMLGLPYRVKRLAAWDIAFQSAKTYDLEVWAAGVGRWLEVSSISNCEDFQTRRGKIRARGADGKTFYPHALNGSALALPRTFIAIVENYQQADGSVVVPEVLRPYMNGLERIV, from the coding sequence ATGGATTTGAAGTTCTGCCGGGAGAATCCGGATGAGGCAAGGCGCATTTTACAGTTGCGCCGGAGTACGGTTTCCCTTGACCGGATTCTGGAGCAGGATGAGGTGCGGCGCAAACTGGTGGTAAGGCGGGATGAAGCCCGTCACGAGCAGCGCCAGGGTTCCGAAGCGATTGCCCGGGCAAAGCGGGAAAGAAAGGATGAACCCGAACTGCTGGAGCGGGCAAAAAGGCTGGCAGAGGAGGTTAAGGAGATTGAAGCCCGGTTAAAGGTGATTGAGGCGGAACAGGAAGAACTGGCAAAACTGCTGCCCAATCGGGTCCATTCTTCGGTCACCGCGGAAGAGGAGATAGTTGGCACTTACGGAACAGTACCGGCGTTTGATTTTCAACCCCTGGCGCACTGGGACTTGTGTGAGGCGCTGGGGATTGTTGATTTTGAGGCGGCGGCAAGGCTCGCGGGTTCAAGGTTTGTCCTTTTTAAGGGTGCCGGGGCAAAACTGGAGCGGGCGCTGATCAACTTTTTCCTTGATACCGCGGTACACCGTTACGGCTACACCGAGATTATGCCGCCGGTTCTTGCCAATCCTGCAACCCTCGAAACTGCGGGACAGTTACCCAATCTTGAGAGTGAGATGTATGCGATACCGGAGGACAACTTTTATCTGATTCCCACTGCTGAGCCACAACTGGTTGCCTATTTTCGGGAGAAGACGATTGATGCGGCAACACTGCCCCAGAAGTTAGTTGCCTATACCCCCTGTTTTCGGCGGGAGGCGGGTTCTTATGGCCGGGATGTGCGGGGAATGATTCGTATCCATCAGTTTGACAAGGTGGAACTGGTACGGATTACAACACCGGAGCGTTCTTATACCGATTTGGAGGAGATGCGGGCTGAGGCGGAAAGTCTGCTGCAGATGCTGGGCTTGCCCTATCGGGTGAAGCGGCTGGCAGCCTGGGACATTGCGTTCCAGTCGGCAAAGACTTACGACCTTGAGGTGTGGGCAGCAGGTGTGGGCAGATGGCTGGAGGTGTCGTCAATCTCCAACTGTGAAGATTTTCAGACCCGAAGGGGAAAGATTCGGGCGCGGGGTGCAGATGGCAAAACCTTTTATCCCCATGCCCTGAACGGTTCTGCGCTGGCTCTGCCCCGGACCTTTATCGCCATTGTTGAGAACTATCAACAGGCGGACGGCTCGGTTGTTGTCCCTGAGGTCCTCAGACCGTATATGAACGGTTTAGAGCGAATCGTTTAA
- a CDS encoding radical SAM protein — MTSLSRLPSGVRVRTRLCRTALSKSGLPGADYSINPYFGCTHACVYCYASFMLRYFPVSEPWGRFVEAKVNLPAVLRQERKKPGRVYLGTVCDPYQPVEAEFRLSQAVLEILGGAGFPVEVLTKSDLIVRDINLLQRYPGFSVELTITTLDERVQRLFEPGAVTPERRIAAAKRLVEARVPVTVFVGPVLPYFSDSFETLFEIFHQIAQVGVRRVLVDRLNYLGSKMGVLKPLLQKEWPQALPAFEQACRAPEDYAERLRELVLRALHQAGLEGGVVF; from the coding sequence ATGACATCCTTGTCAAGGCTGCCCAGCGGGGTCAGGGTCCGCACCCGCTTGTGCCGCACCGCGCTGAGTAAAAGCGGTCTGCCGGGCGCTGATTACTCAATTAACCCTTATTTTGGCTGTACCCACGCCTGTGTTTACTGTTATGCCAGTTTTATGCTCCGCTACTTCCCGGTTAGTGAACCCTGGGGTAGGTTTGTTGAGGCAAAGGTCAATCTGCCCGCGGTTTTACGCCAGGAGCGGAAAAAACCCGGCAGGGTTTACCTCGGCACGGTTTGCGACCCGTACCAGCCGGTTGAAGCCGAGTTTCGGTTGAGTCAAGCGGTGCTTGAGATTCTCGGTGGTGCCGGGTTTCCGGTGGAGGTTTTGACCAAGTCGGACCTGATTGTGCGGGATATCAATCTGTTGCAACGGTATCCGGGATTTAGCGTGGAACTGACCATCACCACCCTTGACGAACGAGTGCAGCGGCTCTTTGAGCCGGGTGCGGTAACACCGGAACGGCGGATTGCAGCAGCAAAACGGCTGGTAGAAGCGAGAGTGCCGGTGACCGTGTTTGTCGGTCCGGTTTTGCCTTATTTTAGCGACTCTTTTGAGACCCTTTTTGAGATTTTTCACCAGATTGCCCAGGTCGGAGTGCGGCGGGTTCTTGTTGACCGGTTAAACTATTTAGGCAGTAAGATGGGGGTGCTGAAGCCATTATTGCAAAAGGAGTGGCCTCAGGCACTACCGGCGTTTGAGCAAGCCTGCCGGGCACCAGAAGATTATGCAGAACGGTTGCGGGAACTGGTTCTCCGCGCACTGCACCAGGCAGGCTTGGAAGGCGGAGTTGTGTTCTGA
- a CDS encoding riboflavin synthase yields MFTGLVETIGKVVRVVPKQGNRRLVIEADFAQELQPGESVAVNGCCLTVVGVARRRFEVEVVAETLKRTNLRDLRSGTPVNLERALRFTDRLGGHFVLGHIDEVGTVRRLEHRSNEHRLFVAVKEASFNLLVEKGSVAIDGVSLTVAGVKRGEFWVNLIPFTWERTTLNRCRAGTRVNLEYDILVKAAQRGQGPHPLVPHRAE; encoded by the coding sequence ATGTTTACCGGTTTAGTTGAAACCATCGGCAAGGTGGTTCGGGTCGTCCCGAAACAGGGTAACCGGCGCCTGGTGATTGAGGCAGATTTTGCCCAGGAGTTGCAACCGGGTGAAAGTGTAGCGGTTAACGGCTGCTGTTTAACGGTGGTGGGTGTGGCGCGGCGCCGATTTGAGGTTGAGGTTGTGGCGGAGACTTTGAAACGGACCAATCTAAGAGATTTGCGTTCCGGAACACCGGTTAATCTCGAACGGGCTTTGCGTTTTACGGACCGTCTCGGCGGACATTTTGTTTTGGGCCACATCGATGAGGTGGGCACGGTGCGGCGGCTCGAACACCGGAGCAACGAGCACCGGCTCTTTGTCGCGGTCAAAGAGGCGAGTTTTAACCTTTTGGTGGAAAAGGGGTCGGTGGCAATCGACGGTGTCAGTTTAACGGTCGCCGGGGTCAAGCGCGGGGAGTTCTGGGTCAATTTGATCCCCTTTACCTGGGAGCGGACAACCTTAAACCGATGCCGGGCTGGGACGCGGGTCAATCTTGAGTATGACATCCTTGTCAAGGCTGCCCAGCGGGGTCAGGGTCCGCACCCGCTTGTGCCGCACCGCGCTGAGTAA
- the ribD gene encoding bifunctional diaminohydroxyphosphoribosylaminopyrimidine deaminase/5-amino-6-(5-phosphoribosylamino)uracil reductase RibD — protein MANTKYRRWTAEDERFMRRALELAAKGCGLVSPNPMVGAVLVKNGKIVGEGFHRRFGGLHAEVEAIKAAGKAARGATLYVTMEPCCFEGKTPACTAAVLQAGIKRVIAAMIDPNPRVQGKGVKCLRQQGIVVETGLLREEAQRLNEAYVTFMEEHRPFVMLKVAMSLDGMMATGEGESQWITGERARAAGQQLRLIADAVVVGVNTVITDNPLLTCRINKEKRLLRIVLDSDLRLPLRSRLFDAPDRVLVFTASGNGAKARRLGQKGAEVVRVRMERRGRLRWQDILAELYRRQVMSVLIEGGATVVSSALEAGVVDKAYFFQAPKVLGPGKSFSVGMSPRSLKGALVLKDVRHIELGEDILTEGYVYRFS, from the coding sequence ATGGCAAATACAAAGTACAGACGATGGACCGCGGAGGATGAGCGTTTTATGCGTCGGGCGCTGGAGCTGGCGGCAAAGGGTTGTGGACTGGTGTCACCCAATCCAATGGTTGGTGCGGTACTGGTAAAAAACGGTAAGATTGTGGGCGAAGGGTTTCACCGGCGTTTTGGTGGTTTGCATGCTGAGGTTGAGGCGATTAAAGCCGCGGGTAAGGCGGCGCGGGGTGCTACGCTTTATGTGACGATGGAACCGTGTTGTTTTGAGGGTAAGACGCCGGCTTGTACCGCCGCGGTGCTGCAGGCGGGAATCAAACGGGTGATTGCGGCGATGATTGACCCGAATCCGCGGGTTCAGGGTAAAGGGGTGAAATGTCTGCGGCAGCAGGGCATTGTGGTCGAAACCGGGCTTTTGCGTGAAGAGGCGCAGCGGTTGAATGAGGCGTATGTTACATTTATGGAGGAGCATAGGCCATTTGTGATGCTGAAGGTGGCGATGAGTCTGGACGGGATGATGGCAACCGGTGAGGGTGAGTCACAGTGGATTACAGGCGAGCGGGCGCGCGCGGCAGGGCAGCAGTTGCGGTTGATTGCGGATGCGGTGGTCGTGGGTGTTAATACCGTCATCACCGACAATCCGCTTTTGACCTGCCGGATAAACAAAGAGAAGCGGTTGTTGCGCATCGTGCTTGACTCTGATTTGCGCTTGCCGCTCCGGAGCCGGCTTTTTGACGCGCCGGACAGGGTGCTGGTGTTCACGGCAAGCGGCAACGGTGCTAAGGCAAGGCGGCTGGGGCAAAAAGGTGCTGAGGTGGTGCGGGTGCGGATGGAACGCCGGGGCCGACTCAGGTGGCAGGATATCCTGGCTGAGCTTTACCGACGGCAGGTGATGAGCGTTCTGATTGAGGGCGGAGCCACGGTGGTGAGTTCGGCACTGGAAGCAGGGGTGGTTGATAAGGCGTACTTCTTTCAGGCACCCAAGGTTTTAGGTCCGGGTAAGAGTTTCAGCGTGGGAATGAGTCCGCGGTCGTTGAAAGGGGCATTGGTTTTGAAGGATGTGCGCCACATCGAGCTGGGAGAGGACATTCTGACCGAAGGTTATGTTTACCGGTTTAGTTGA
- a CDS encoding acylphosphatase, protein MNEKGSKASIFAFISGRVQGVFFRMFTVKEAKALGLTGRVRNLPDGRVEVFAEGERDRLEKLIERLKVGPPGAVVENVQVDWGEYQHEYDDFQIDYR, encoded by the coding sequence ATGAATGAAAAAGGGAGTAAAGCCAGTATCTTTGCATTTATTTCGGGCCGGGTGCAGGGCGTTTTTTTCCGGATGTTCACCGTAAAGGAGGCAAAGGCGCTTGGACTTACGGGCCGGGTGCGAAACCTGCCGGATGGCAGGGTTGAGGTTTTTGCCGAAGGGGAGCGGGACCGGCTGGAGAAACTGATTGAGCGGTTGAAGGTTGGTCCACCGGGCGCAGTGGTTGAGAATGTCCAGGTTGACTGGGGCGAGTATCAGCACGAGTACGACGACTTTCAGATAGATTACCGGTAG